One Pogoniulus pusillus isolate bPogPus1 chromosome 13, bPogPus1.pri, whole genome shotgun sequence genomic window, TACTAGATGCATCTTAGAATAAAGTAATCACCAAACAGGTAATGAAGCATCAGAATTTTGGTTAAAACAGGTTAAAaacatgctttctgctttcccttGTGACAATATGGCCAATAGTTACTGAACTGGTGTCCCTCCCCACAGcaggggaggctggaactagatgctctttagggtctcttccaacccaacccatgtcATGAATCTATGAAACAAGTCTCACAGCTCAATGCATCTTCCTTTCTAACCCACTttaccacagcagcaccctgggattGCACGGGGCACAAAGGCACTGAAATCACTGCTGGAAGCAAGCCACTGTGGCTTGAAGAGCTGATGCAAACCTAAAGAAGATACCTTGTCCAGTGTTCTGAGGTTTCGGGTCTGCCCCTTCTCCATACAGGCTGGCTGGGAAGTTGGCAGAAGGTGTTAATGTGAATCTCTGAAAAGACAGGTATTGGAGACTttgaaacagcaacagaagtatCGAGCACATCAGATGCTGCTTAACCCCCAAACTAGCCACATTTAGAGAAGGAAGGATAAAAACGTAGTGGAAATACGTTTGGTGCTTTcccaagggaaaaaataacCACCCCACGAAAACTAAGCCTATTGTAATGACAGAAGATAGAGGACTCTGCACTAAGCAACAGACTGGCCTTGCCTGGGACCATCAAGGCAAATCTCAAGGCTTTCTCTGACAGAACCTGAAGCCAGTTCCAGACTGCCCAGTTAAGCCGTGCTCAGCACTTGCTGCCATTCAGGGAGAACTCTGTGAAgtgctccttttcttcccctttccttcctcccttcaaaAAAGTTGTCTGCAACTCAGGAAATGTAAGTCTCTGTTAACAACCTTTTTGGGAAATGGGAGAAGCAACATAAAAGTGCAAACAGTACAGAGGAGATGCCTCAGCCAGTGGGAACAGCATAACTCTGTGTGAACCCTCTGATTCCAAGTGAGCTCTAAATTAACCGAGGCATTTTTAATCTCCCTGGCATCCTGAAGGTGTGGGAAGCAGGATAGTTGGAGGATTCAAACATCAATAGTTCCACCTGgtaaggctgcagaggagtcaAGTGCTGAAAACCTGTTTCTAATATCAAAGCCTTGGCCTTTGTCCTGAGCTGACAGAGGCTACAGACAGATCCTCTGGCCAGCTTGCTTTGAGAGCTGAAGATGGCCGCTTCCTCCTGGGGAAGGCTCCACAGCAGGGCTTAATCCCTGGGACAGGGCTTTGGGACTGGAAGGGGTTCAGGAGACAGCAGCTTGGGGACTCACATGCCGGAACACCCTTCTGAGGTGTCTGAACTGCAGATAGAATTTGTAGAAGTGGAGCTGGCTCATTTCATGGAGAATGATCACCACGACCCCAGCCAGGTGGCTTTGGCGATAAATGCGGCACCAGCTGCAGttttaaacaaacacaaaagacaGAGTAGtaataaagagaagaaaatcaaagcaaaacaattACCAAGCactcttaaaaaaacccaccaaacctgGAAGCAGATCAGCTTTTAAGGCAGCAAATGGCAAAGTGCCAAATGCCTTCAATGAGAAGAGGCTTTATAACTTATCTCAAGCAGCCACATATTCCTTGGAAGGAACATAGTACAGCCAGAGCAAGAGCCAGCTATAGAGaactctgctgcagcaccactgAAAGACACTGAGAGCTCATCTGCATGCAGCAGAGTGTGGATACCCAAGTAacttctgcagcaggcagcctagCAGATTAACACCTCCAAAGGCTCACAGGCTCTTCTCTTTCACCACTGATGTCATTTTTGCCTTTAAGTTTCGTTTCAAGACTCACTCCGTGTCCCTGtacctctgccctcctcagcctttcccttccctcactGAGAGGCTGCACTGAATTTTTGATTTCCCCAACCACCCTGGGAAACTGTTTCGGTTCGACCTGAGCTGCAGTGCAGTCCCAGTTTTGGTGCTGTGTGCATATTTGGAACGTGGTTAGTTTGGTTCTCAGTGTGTGAAGCATCTTTGGTTCCATAGAGCTGTCTATTTTTTGATAACTGCATGAAACAAAACTGTGAAGTGGCAGAATTTCTGCCAGCAGAGGAATTCTGGTCTCTGGCCAAGCCTAACAACAACTGTAgctagaccacagaatcatagcatcgaccaggctggaagagagctctaagctcagccagtccaagctcagccagcccgacctagcacccagccctggccaagcaaccagaccatgacactaagtgccccagccaggcttggcttcaacacctccagccatggccactccaccacctccctgggcagcccattccaatgccaatcactctctctgacaacaacttcctaacaacatccagcctagatctgccctggcacagctccaggctgtgtccccttgttctgttgctgattgcctggcagcagagcccaaccccacctggctacagcctcccttcagggagctgcagacagcaatgagctctgccctgagcctcctctgctgcaggctgcacacccccagctccctcagcctctcctcacagggctgtgctccaggcccctccccagccttgctgcccttctctcaacaccttccagcacctcaacatctcccttgaattcaggagcccacaaatggacacagcactcaaggggtggcctgagcagtgcagagcacaggggcacaagaacctcccttgtcctgctgcccacactgctcctgagccagcccaggatgccattggctctgctgcccacctgggcactgctgcctcagcttcagctcctctctaccagcacccccagctccctctctgcttggctgctctcagacactctggccccagcctgtagtgctgcttggggttgttgtggccaaagtgtagaccCTGCAcgtggccttgttcagtctcatcccactggcctctgcccacccagccagcctggccaggtccctctgcagggctcgcctaccctccaacagctccacagctgctcctagcttggtgtcacctgcaaacttactgatgctggactcaatgccctggtccagatcatcaataaagacactgaacaggacttTGCTcatcactgatccctggggcacaccactggtgacagctgccagctggatgtggcactattcaccaccactccctgggcctggccctccaggcagttcttgacccatatcagagtggatctgcccaagccatgagctgcaatTGTGCTACAGGCTGTCATTGTGCTGAGTGCCTTGCAAGGATTCcaaacccagcacagccaagaTGCCTTTAGCAATGTTTTCACAAAGTGCAAGGCCACAAGACAGGCTGACTGCTGAGTACAAATGTGTAGTACCTGGGTTGTGTTGCATTTTGGCTCTTTCCCAAAGCTGCATACTTCAAGAACTCatagagctgctcctggctgatTTCACAGTCCTCACCAAACAAAGCTGCAGACAGGCATGATGACTTCTCCTGTAAAAAGAGAGGCACCAGTAAAGAAAGCTGCTGTGTAACCATGCAAGTGCATGGAAAATTAAGTGGGCTATAGCAAAAGGAaagtggccagttctgggctcctccattcaagagagatgttgaggtgctggaaggtgtccagagaagggcagcaaggctggggaggggcctggagcacagccctgtgaggagaggctgagggagctgggggtgtgcagcctgcagaagccttccaggagaccttggagtggccttccagtatctgaagggggctacacaggaaggctgtggagggactattgacaaggtctggtaatgacaggatgaggaggaatgggtttaaagaggcagagagaagattcaaactggatgttagggagaagttgtttgcagtgagggtggtgagacactggcacaggttgcccagggaggttctgtgctccagaaccaccctgcaggtgttcggggccaggttggatgaggccttgagcgccCTGTTCTAGCGGGAAGTGGTATCTGTGGTATCAAAGGGGGCTGCGAGGGatgctgcacagccacagccctgcGGCGCCTGCCCCGCAGCACCCGCACGGCCCGGCCGCGGCTCACCTCGGGGCCCTGGTCGCCGCCATCCggactcctcctcctcttccgaGACGTTTGCTGTCCCCTCGTGTTCTTCCCAGCTCCGGCGGGCATCCTGTACCCGTTAACGCAGACAGCCTTTGCCATGACCTAGGCGCAAGCACAGAGGGATCGTGGCAGCGCAGAGCGATGCCGCACGGCCGCCCGCAGACAACAGCCCTGGCGGTTCAGCCCCGGCCTAGGCCCCAGCGCCTGCCCGCCGCCGCGGCAGCAGCGGTAGCGGGGATCGCCCGCAGCCCTGCCACCGTGCGGCCGATCCCCTATCGCCCtctccacccccagccctccGCAGAGGGCCCTCGGCCGCGGCGCCTCACCTCAGCCCCGCCgggctctcccctcagccccgcCGAGCGCTCCCCCAGCCCCGCCGGCTCGGCAGCCGGGAGCACGCCGCCTCGGCACGCAGCTGCCTGCGCCTGCCGGCGGGCAAGGCCGGAGCAGCCGAGCCGCCGAAGCACGGATTGGGGCGGGCCCGCTGCCTCCGGCGGCAGGTTCGGAATGGCAGCCGCGGGGCCGGGCCCGCTGCGGAATGGCCTCTAACGCCGTGCGGGGCGGGGGGCCGACATGGCTACCAAGCGCCTGGCCAGGTGCGGGCCGCTGGGCCGGGAGTCTCTCCCACCCCTGCAGGGAGCCGGCATGGAGTCCACCGCCTCAGGGCAGGCGAGGCCCTGAGGGTGGCACCGGGGTGCTGATGGGATCGGGACGCTGAGTGGGACCGGGGCGCTGAGGGGGATCGGGGCGCTGAGGGGGATCGGGGCGCTGAGTGGGATCGGGGCTCTGAGGGGCACCGGGACACTGAGGGGGATCGGGGTGCTGAGGGGCACCGGGGCGCTGAGGGTGGCCGGGACGCTGAGGGGCACCGGGACGCTGAGGGTGGCCGGGGTGCTGAGGGGCACCGGGACGCTGAGGGGCACCGGGGCGTCCGCTCGTCCCAGGCGCGGACGGACAGGGCAGGACGGGTCCCCCAGCCCCCGGTGCTGAGGCGCTGCCGGCGCCGCTGCGGTccgcaggcagctggggctggcgcGGAGCAGTGCGCGGGCGCGGAGCGGGGcgcgggcggcggcggagcAGCGCTTCGGCTTCCTGATCGTGCTGGACTTCGAGGCCACGTGCTGGCGGGACGCGGGGCGGCGCAGCCCCGAGATCAGTGAGTGCGGGGCAGGGCCGGCGGGCACCGAGCGGCCGCGGCCCGGGGCGGGGGAGCGGGGAGCAGGCGGTCGGCCGGGGGCTGGCGTGTGCAGGAGCCGACATTGCGCGTCCGGCTTTGGTTACAGCACTGCCCTTCGGCTGCCGTACATTTCAGCCTCTTCAAAGCGAGGGACCTAACTTTTGTGACCCGCTccctggtttgtttgtttgctccaTTTTGCTCTTCTGCCACAGTTGAATTTCCAGCAGTCCTGTTAAACACTGCAACGGGAGACATTGAATCTGAATTCCACACCTATGTCCAGCCCCAGGAGCATCCCATCCTGTCCGAGTTCTGCACGGAACTCACAGGCATTACACAGGTAAtaactgctgctgagcaggactTTACACTGCTGTCGTTGCTGCTGGCTCTTTTATGTAGAGGCTTCCACAGTTCTGTAGAGAATGAAGTTGGCAATGAATGCCAGTGCATCCTAACACATGCACACTTCTGTTTCATAAAGGATCAGGTGGATGAAGGAGTCCCTCTACACATTTGTTTATCACAGTTTTTGAAATGGATTGAGAAGAtacaaaaggagaagaaaatcatCTTCAGTACAGGTACTCCAAGCAGCTCCAGTTCTGCAGCAAAAGTGTGCACCTTTGTTACTTGGACAGGTAAATACAATTGCCAGTTGCTTTTTCTGCACAGTTCCACGTGTTAAAAGACTAACATTGGGTGGTGGCAGTGAGATTCTCTGCACTTCTGTTCTgcaggggtaattaattaatgcaagagggTATCTTTCCAAAAATCAATATTGCTTCttaattttgatactcagagctctcaccacccccaaccactaattttaataataatgagCTCTTTGCACAgataataaccagcaaaaatataaacattcattcaactggaagagaaggttcccatgGTCAATAGgtgtatcaagaacagtgtggcctgtaagacaaggaggttattctttcctcacactcaacactgctcaggccacactttgagtgctgtgtccagctgtgggctcctccattgcagagagatgttgaggtgctggaaggtgtccagagaagggcagcaaggctggggaggggcctggagcacagccctgtgaggagaggctgagggagctgggggtgtgcagcctgcagcagaggaggctcagggcagagctcattgctgtctacagctgcctgaagggaggctgtagccaggtggggttgggctctgctgccaggcaagcagcaacagaccaaggggacagagtctgaagttgtgccagggcaggtctagagtggatgtcaggaggaagttgttgtcagagagcgtgattggcattggaatgggctgcccagggaggtggtgcagtggccgtggctggaggtgttgaagccaagcctggctggggcacttagtgccatggtctggttggttgggcagggctgggtgctaggttgggctggctgagcttggagctctcttccaacctggctgattctgattctatactgcttgcagtcaatacacTGCCTGCCCGCTAGGTGGCCTCAGTGAGCGCCTGCTtagggcagaaggcagtggtgaattACAGAGGctttaagtgtttactcacaaaatattatctcgcagggctggctacagcttcagacagcacccaaacccttccagggaaCTGGtgcttgtcagccactgaggcttctggggaaaggaggcagacagggTCTGGACCTggtcttctggatgatctgcgTGTCCATGatttcctgtcttggcaggagacttccaggggcaggcaggatgtcttgccatgtgcagtccCAGCACGGTGtcctgctggctatgcaggctgatctgTGGAGGCACtgagagcctgttcctggtaaactcgaggcagtggatttagcaggcaaacaataaggcagtaagcaataacagcaggcaacagcaggcacaaatacaacATCAGGGCACACCAAGTTGCCCACTCAACTCTTTTATCAATGCAGCTGAGACTAATGTGCCTTTGGACAGAGAATAGCCAGTCAgcatggcagttagccaagcttggccaggttaggtgaagccataggctgctttacccaaatttgggagacgcataggccttgcacaaggcaggcacaggctAAGCCTGTGTACCTTGTTTGCCACAGGATGTAAGcaagtctgggcaggcagagTCCTCAGACTCAGTAGCTCCAGATTCCTTGTCCTCTCAGTTGCTTCTctgcaaaagagaaggagggagagctggaaaacatgtctgggcaaggcaggacatggataagcccatttcTGGCCTaccaggcctaccatgacaactTCTAGGATCACTTgtggtgttttctttcttctgtgcaGACTGGGACCTGGGAGTGTGTTTGCAGTATGAATGTAAGAGGAAGCAGCTGCGAAAACCTGACATTTTCAATTGCTGGATTGATCTCAAAGCCATGTACAGGGTGAGAAGATGGAGAGACTGAAACATTTATACCCATATCTCAAAGGCTAATGCTATCTGGGCCAGGACTGTATGGTCCAATGACTAGAGGAacccctttgttttcttcccttgcTGTTATTACTCCCTAACAAACTGCATGCCCTAGAACTGTGAATTTTAACAGAAATCTCAATGCCAGGAAAACAACCTGGAAACAACTGAATGACAATCCCAGGTGAATTTTTTGAGCTGTTCTACCTTTCCTGACATCTTTTGCTCTGCttgcttcctaacttccctcCTTTTGGTGTGCTGTTATTGCTGCATAGAAaaaagcaacaaagctggtgaggggcctggagcacagccctgtgaggagaggctgagggagctgggggtgtgcagcctgcagcagaggaggctcagggcagagctcactgctatctgcagctccctgcagggaggctgtagccaggtggggttggtcttttctgccaggcaagcagcaacagaacaaggggggacagcctcaagttgtgccaggggaggtctaggctggatgttgttaggaagttgttgtcagagagagtgattggcattggaatggactgcccagggagatagtggaatccccatccctggaggtgttgaagccaagcctggatgaggcacttagtgccatggtctagttgattggacagggctgggtgctagattgggctggatgagcttggaggtctcttccagcctggcttgattccattctattctagtTGTCATTTCTTCAAAGGTAAGGGTCTAGCATGTGAGCTGCTCTTGGGCCAGAAAGTCCATTCTGAACAGCATGCACAATACTGAAAAAAAGGAATGTATATTTTACAATGTAGTCTACTGCCACAGAGTTTCAACCTGGGGGCTAACAGCACCCCTAAGTGTACCTTCCCCTGTGTAGTCAAAGACGCTTTCAAAGGGTGATCCAGAAGTCTCCCTGTCACAACATTCAGAGCTCAGACTCTTAACCTAGGTATCAGAATTAGGTCTCCAGGGACAAACAGCATGAATGTTCCTCCTTTGTCATGATTGAATGAGATACTGGGAGTGAGTAGCAGCACTTACTTCTCATTTAGAAAGAATTTATCCCTACACCAAACATATTAATGCCCAGGCCTTTGCAATAGGCAACAGTTTAAACTGCTCGGGGTGTTGCTTATAGTCCTACtcttcagtgctgtgctgttaaGGCCTTTATCAGTGTAAGCAACAAAGTGGAAATGCCTAACTCCAGAGCTAAGACAGTGTGGATTAGTTTAAGAGTGAGAGAAGGAATTGGTGGCTCTTTCCAGCCCAGTTTGTTACAGGGTAAGTCACTTAGAGTCTTACTCTCATCCATCCTGCCTGTACAATGAAGATGCCCGACCTGCACAATTGCCTTGGGAGATTTACTATTCATAAGATGGGATTTCTGAAATGGTTTTCACTTCACTAAGAAGAGGGTTTGGAATGCTTTATGTGAAGCacctgcatttttttccttaggCCTTCTATAACAGGAAGCCCAAAGGGCTAAACGGTGCTCTGCAGGATCTGGGGATGGCTTTTGCCGGCCGGGAGCATTCTGGTAAGCACCTCATGATGATCCTCATTTTAATATGCACAAGTTTTGTAAAGCTAAATAGCTACTACCAACCTTGAGTTAGCTAACCCAAAGCAGCTAGTAACAGCTAGTCTAATATTACCCTAAACAGTAGCTATTGTTTCAGGTTATGAAATGTTCAGTCCAACAGACACATGGAAACCAGAAAGGCTATAAGATACTTCTTTCTGACCCATGCTTTACTTCTGAAAGCTCTCCTAGTGCTACTGAGGGCACAGTTTCTGGGTGCAAAAGAAAAGAGGCAAAGGAAGGATAAGGAAACTTGATTTTACCTGATAGCTTTGAAAAAATCAAGCTTGTGTTTACATATTCAGGCAACTTCAGGATTTTTTTACTTCCACTTCCCTATTTTGAAGCAGGTAATTATGTGCCAGACTTCTGTCAGTCCCTGCCACTTTTGTAAGGCTTTCCtagattatagaatcagagaacagtttaggttggaagggacctcaaggatcatccagttccaaccccctgccatagacagggacacctgtcaaagatcacattcagtgattctgtgctccacaacctccctgggcgacctgtgccagtgtctcaccaccctcactgcaaaccaccctttcctaacatctagtttgaatctcccctctgccagttcaaacccactacccttcatcctgtcattccaagaccttgtcaaaagtccctccccagtcctcctgtaggtccccttcagatactggaaggccactccaaggtctcctggaagccttctcttctccagagccccaactcttgtagcctgtagCCCTATATTTTTCCTCTGACAAGAACTGTCCCCACTGGTAGGTGGAAGCTAAGACACTAATGTGCTCACACTTCCAAAGGGCTGGATGACTCCCGGAACACCGCCCGGCTGGCTTGGCGGCTGATTCGTGATGGGTGTGTGCTGAAGGTTACTAAATCTCTGGATAAGGTTAGTAACTACTTTGTATCTTCCTTCCTACTTGCTTTGCATCCTGGAACAGAGATCAAAGGTGAGCAGTTCAAGTAACAAGCACAGCATCTTGGCTGTGAATTGAACAGAACCTCCCTAGGCTGATACACTTATTAATTCTGTGCATTGATTCCCAAACCTTCTGGGTATTTGCTTTCCAAAATCTCTTTCTGTTTATGGGGCCCCTAGGCACATCTGAAGAATAATACCATTTCCAGAACACTGATTATGAACTTCACTGACAAGGCTCCACTGGAAGCTAACAGCAGGCTTGGAACTTGTGAAACAGGTTCTCTGGCAGAGAAAAACCAGAGCAGTGTTGCTGGGATGAAGGTAAACTCTAATGCGCAAACTGAGGAACGTCATCAGACCGCTTGTGCCCATTCAGCTGCAGATGGCTGTGGTGTACCTAGCAGCAGCTCAAGGGTTGAGTTACATGCTCGGTCCCCAAGCTCTTCAACAGCATCTCCTGACAACAGATCTCCTGTTCCtcctgagcaggcaggcagatctCCCCATACTGTATCAGCAGGCGTTTGGCAAGGGTTGAGCAATCGCCAGTCTCTGAGTACAGCTGGCTATAACCCTGCAGTACACGGCACAGGGCTAGTGCTTGTCTCCACAACCATCTCCTCAGTTAATATCTCTAATGAGGACATCAGTACTAGTTCTGATTGCTTAGCTTTGCTGACTGACTGGGAAGATGTAGCTTTAATACCAGAATCTCAGTCTGACCAAAACTCAGACTGTATTCAAGTCAAAGGTGACTCAAGCAGAGAGATTTTAACAGCGTTGGAAGAGAAAACCATTTCAAAACAGCTGCCTGTGATGAGGTCAGGAAATCAGAGTTTGAAGGAGTCCATAGGACCCGTGGAACCTCTGAAATCTATTGTTTACAAAAGTCCTGATACTACTGTCTATAATGTAGGAGCAGTACAAAGGCAGACTTCAACATTTTCAGCTTTTAAGTTACCACCTGCAAAGGTAAATTCTATTTCAGCAGAGTCAGCGTCAGCTGGGAGCTACTGCACTCCAGCAGGGGGCCCTAAAAGGACGCCAACTAGTCCAAAAGCCTTCCCACCGGCAAAAAAGCAGTCCTTTGCTGTGTACGAAGAGACAAGTGCAGCTTTAGACCATTCCTTACCTTTAAGAAGTTCAAATTTGCCCCAAGTGCCTCCTGCCATTCTGAACTCCGCTGTCAATTCAGTTCACTCTGTAAGAGCTGTGAAAAGCGGCAAAGCAACTCCCCCTCTGTGCCACTGCGGCCGAAGAGCTAAAAAACTGCACGTGTCAAATGCTGGTCCAAATCATGGCAAAGCCATTTTTTGTTGTCCTGTTGGCAAGCATGAAGGTAATAAGAAAGGTTGTGGATACTTCAAGTGGGAATATGCACTTCTAAAAGAGAAATCTCAGGGTCTCAGCCTGAGTGCAGAGGCTGTGACCTCCCTCGGACCTCACGCCGATCATTCAGGAAAGCCTTCCAACAGAAGCTCTTTGTCTCTTCGGCCCTCTATGAGAAGTTGAAACCTAGCACTAATTTTTGCCTGAATCTTAATCTCAGTAAACTGACCATGCATAATATAGTCAGGACAGTCAAATGATGTCAGAGCTGTTCTGAGAACGGGCCACTGCTTGGGTAACACAGAAATGGAAATCACTGGAGCATCCCAGATTGCCAACATTGCAAAGCAGCTCATCAGTCAAGTGTGGCAGAGCAGACAAAAGTGTTAAGTGCTGAGATTACAGTTGCTACAGGTCTGCTTTATCACCTGTTTTAAATTCTGTACTGGTCCCCTCCTTACAGAACATTGTAATGCTATAGATTTGATccacactttttttccctaagtACACTTGCAGTGATTACACCTTTTAAAATGTGGGTTAGAAGCTCTCACCCTCAAAAGAGCTCCTGGAAGCAACAGCATTGTTTTCAAGGTGCTGGGCTTTGTAGCCTTTTAAAATCAAATAAAGACAAAATGCTGCTGGCAGTTCATTAAATGCTTTATTTAACACACAGCACCTCTTGCTCTCCTGACTACAGGAGCTTCCCCTCCGACAGGGTTTGCCTGCTGTACTAAGAGCTGTTAGGGTAGCAGCTGGGACAGGAAAATCTGGGAACTGGGTAAGAATTTATTCAAAGCTAGACTAAGGAGGACGTGGGTGTAAcatcttttcctctctgtcaCCATGTAAACCTGCAATATCTTGCTCGGGAGGAATGCCTCTTGAAATGCAAGGAGTGCTCCTAGTCTTTCCTCCACTCCTTCCGGCGCAGTTCGTTCCTTCTGATCTTCCCACTAACGGTTTTTGGCAGCTGCTGAACGAACTCCATCTgtcgggaaagggagggaatggCAACACCAGAATTTACCTACATTGTCACTCTCCCTtgagctcagcagcacacagcagctaaCCCCCCCTGTCTTAAGGCAGCAAAGACGCTCTGGGTATCTGAGCGCTCACCTTCCTAGGATACTTGTAGGGAGCAGTAACTTTCTTCACGTGGTCTTGCAGCTCTTTCATCATCTTTTCAGGATCGTGTGAAGCATAGTCAGATGTCAAAACAACAAAGGCTTTCACCACCTAAAGAAGTTATGGCAGCAGTGGTTTAAATGCCAATGAAACTACTACACAATAGTGAGATCCGAAACTTAAAGCAAATACTTGCTGAGTACTGTATAGGGCAGGTACAAAAGTCTTTGCTGAACCCTGTGTGTGCTCACTTGAGTCTGGACTGTGCAGGCAGTTGATGTATGTGCATTAAAGACTGAAAGCTAAGTATCTGAGTGGCAGGGAAAGCTTCAAATGGTGCTTTTGTTATATTGCATTTAGGGCAATTGTAGAATTGTAGagcagtttaggttggaagggacctcaaagatcatccagttccaatcgcctgccataggcagggacacctcccactagaacaggttgctcaaggcctcatccaacctggtcctgaacacctccagggaggttgtggagcacagaatcactgaatatgACCtttgatcca contains:
- the ERI2 gene encoding ERI1 exoribonuclease 2 isoform X1: MATKRLARQLGLARSSARARSGARAAAEQRFGFLIVLDFEATCWRDAGRRSPEIIEFPAVLLNTATGDIESEFHTYVQPQEHPILSEFCTELTGITQDQVDEGVPLHICLSQFLKWIEKIQKEKKIIFSTGTPSSSSSAAKVCTFVTWTDWDLGVCLQYECKRKQLRKPDIFNCWIDLKAMYRAFYNRKPKGLNGALQDLGMAFAGREHSGLDDSRNTARLAWRLIRDGCVLKVTKSLDKAHLKNNTISRTLIMNFTDKAPLEANSRLGTCETGSLAEKNQSSVAGMKVNSNAQTEERHQTACAHSAADGCGVPSSSSRVELHARSPSSSTASPDNRSPVPPEQAGRSPHTVSAGVWQGLSNRQSLSTAGYNPAVHGTGLVLVSTTISSVNISNEDISTSSDCLALLTDWEDVALIPESQSDQNSDCIQVKGDSSREILTALEEKTISKQLPVMRSGNQSLKESIGPVEPLKSIVYKSPDTTVYNVGAVQRQTSTFSAFKLPPAKVNSISAESASAGSYCTPAGGPKRTPTSPKAFPPAKKQSFAVYEETSAALDHSLPLRSSNLPQVPPAILNSAVNSVHSVRAVKSGKATPPLCHCGRRAKKLHVSNAGPNHGKAIFCCPVGKHEGNKKGCGYFKWEYALLKEKSQGLSLSAEAVTSLGPHADHSGKPSNRSSLSLRPSMRS
- the ERI2 gene encoding ERI1 exoribonuclease 2 isoform X2; protein product: MASNAVRGGGPTWLPSAWPVEFPAVLLNTATGDIESEFHTYVQPQEHPILSEFCTELTGITQDQVDEGVPLHICLSQFLKWIEKIQKEKKIIFSTGTPSSSSSAAKVCTFVTWTDWDLGVCLQYECKRKQLRKPDIFNCWIDLKAMYRAFYNRKPKGLNGALQDLGMAFAGREHSGLDDSRNTARLAWRLIRDGCVLKVTKSLDKAHLKNNTISRTLIMNFTDKAPLEANSRLGTCETGSLAEKNQSSVAGMKVNSNAQTEERHQTACAHSAADGCGVPSSSSRVELHARSPSSSTASPDNRSPVPPEQAGRSPHTVSAGVWQGLSNRQSLSTAGYNPAVHGTGLVLVSTTISSVNISNEDISTSSDCLALLTDWEDVALIPESQSDQNSDCIQVKGDSSREILTALEEKTISKQLPVMRSGNQSLKESIGPVEPLKSIVYKSPDTTVYNVGAVQRQTSTFSAFKLPPAKVNSISAESASAGSYCTPAGGPKRTPTSPKAFPPAKKQSFAVYEETSAALDHSLPLRSSNLPQVPPAILNSAVNSVHSVRAVKSGKATPPLCHCGRRAKKLHVSNAGPNHGKAIFCCPVGKHEGNKKGCGYFKWEYALLKEKSQGLSLSAEAVTSLGPHADHSGKPSNRSSLSLRPSMRS